In one window of Toxotes jaculatrix isolate fToxJac2 chromosome 10, fToxJac2.pri, whole genome shotgun sequence DNA:
- the LOC121188151 gene encoding uncharacterized protein LOC121188151 isoform X1, whose product MLVIIHILLVLTIGRCTDGHIFETMTVNVGDDVTLTCTRQTSWRSTFLFWIRLVSGTFPEVLGGTFAFDYDGVKKTHHITAKQEPGQFVLHISNTQLSDTAVYYCIKVTKMNMTFLKGIFLRIKGQEPDITAVTQDFLSAPVHPGESVNLQCSVLSDPEKKACPGDHSVYWFRAGSNESHPSFIYTHGNSGDQCEQSPEAHSPQKCVYSFSKNVSSSDAGTYYCAVATCGQILFGNGTKLDIEDVSTCDSQRDSTVYLLLCAVLAVSLIVIVFLVYAIRKKSCDFSKATIGQQANAAAASENQQSQQRNENSLVYSTAIFSRRPAGKAGRRKATAKEETIYTDVRAFVKD is encoded by the exons ATGCTGGTTATAATACATATACTGCTGGTGCTCACAATTGGGC GATGCACAGACGGTCACATCTTTGAAACAATGACTGTTAATGTAGGAGATGATGTGACTCTAACGTGTACCCGACAGACATCTTGGCGTTCAACATTCTTATTTTGGATCAGGCTTGTTTCTGGAACCTTTCCTGAAGTATTAGGAGGAACATTTGCCTTTGATTATGATGGTGTTAAGAAAACTCATCACATAACAGCAAAACAAGAACCTGGACAATTTGTTCTGCATATTTCCAACACGCAGCTCAGCGACACTGCAGTCTACTACTGcataaaagtgacaaaaatgaACATGACATTCCTGAAAGGGATATTTCTGAGAATCAAAg GACAGGAACCTGATATCACTGCTGTCACTCAAGACTTTCTCTCGGCTCCGGTCCATCCAGGAGAATCAGTGAATCTCCAGTGTTCAGTCCTCTCTGACCCTGAAAAGAAAGCATGTCCAGGAGATCACAGTGTGTACTGGTTCAGAGCTGGATCAAATGAATCTCATCCCAGTTTCATTTATACTCATGGAAACAGTGGTGATCAATGTGAACAGAGTCCTGAAGCTCACTCTCCACAGAAATGTGTCTACAGCTTCTCTAAGAACGTCAGCTCCTCTGATGCTGGGACTTATTACTGTGCTGTGGCCACATGTGGACAGATATTATTTGGAAATGGAACAAAACTGGACATTGAAG ATGTGAGCACATGTGATTCACAGAGGGACAGTACAGTTTACCTTCTGTTGTGTGCTGTCTTGGCTGTAAGTCTGATTGTTATAGTGTTCCTCGTTTATGCCATCAGGAAAAAATCTTGTGACTTTAGCAAAG CTACCATCGGTCAGCAAGCAAATGCTGCAGCAGCCAGTGAAAATCAGCAAAGTCAGCAG AGAAATGAGAACTCTCTGGTTTATTCTACAGCAATCTTCAGCAGGAGACCAGCTGGAAAAGCAGGGAGAAGGAAGGCAACAGCAAAGGAAGAGACGATCTACACTGATGTCAGGGCTTTTGTGAAAGATTAA
- the LOC121188151 gene encoding uncharacterized protein LOC121188151 isoform X2, with amino-acid sequence MTVNVGDDVTLTCTRQTSWRSTFLFWIRLVSGTFPEVLGGTFAFDYDGVKKTHHITAKQEPGQFVLHISNTQLSDTAVYYCIKVTKMNMTFLKGIFLRIKGQEPDITAVTQDFLSAPVHPGESVNLQCSVLSDPEKKACPGDHSVYWFRAGSNESHPSFIYTHGNSGDQCEQSPEAHSPQKCVYSFSKNVSSSDAGTYYCAVATCGQILFGNGTKLDIEDVSTCDSQRDSTVYLLLCAVLAVSLIVIVFLVYAIRKKSCDFSKATIGQQANAAAASENQQSQQRNENSLVYSTAIFSRRPAGKAGRRKATAKEETIYTDVRAFVKD; translated from the exons ATGACTGTTAATGTAGGAGATGATGTGACTCTAACGTGTACCCGACAGACATCTTGGCGTTCAACATTCTTATTTTGGATCAGGCTTGTTTCTGGAACCTTTCCTGAAGTATTAGGAGGAACATTTGCCTTTGATTATGATGGTGTTAAGAAAACTCATCACATAACAGCAAAACAAGAACCTGGACAATTTGTTCTGCATATTTCCAACACGCAGCTCAGCGACACTGCAGTCTACTACTGcataaaagtgacaaaaatgaACATGACATTCCTGAAAGGGATATTTCTGAGAATCAAAg GACAGGAACCTGATATCACTGCTGTCACTCAAGACTTTCTCTCGGCTCCGGTCCATCCAGGAGAATCAGTGAATCTCCAGTGTTCAGTCCTCTCTGACCCTGAAAAGAAAGCATGTCCAGGAGATCACAGTGTGTACTGGTTCAGAGCTGGATCAAATGAATCTCATCCCAGTTTCATTTATACTCATGGAAACAGTGGTGATCAATGTGAACAGAGTCCTGAAGCTCACTCTCCACAGAAATGTGTCTACAGCTTCTCTAAGAACGTCAGCTCCTCTGATGCTGGGACTTATTACTGTGCTGTGGCCACATGTGGACAGATATTATTTGGAAATGGAACAAAACTGGACATTGAAG ATGTGAGCACATGTGATTCACAGAGGGACAGTACAGTTTACCTTCTGTTGTGTGCTGTCTTGGCTGTAAGTCTGATTGTTATAGTGTTCCTCGTTTATGCCATCAGGAAAAAATCTTGTGACTTTAGCAAAG CTACCATCGGTCAGCAAGCAAATGCTGCAGCAGCCAGTGAAAATCAGCAAAGTCAGCAG AGAAATGAGAACTCTCTGGTTTATTCTACAGCAATCTTCAGCAGGAGACCAGCTGGAAAAGCAGGGAGAAGGAAGGCAACAGCAAAGGAAGAGACGATCTACACTGATGTCAGGGCTTTTGTGAAAGATTAA
- the LOC121188151 gene encoding uncharacterized protein LOC121188151 isoform X3: protein MLVIIHILLVLTIGRCTDGHIFETMTVNVGDDVTLTCTRQTSWRSTFLFWIRLVSGTFPEVLGGTFAFDYDGVKKTHHITAKQEPGQFVLHISNTQLSDTAVYYCIKVTKMNMTFLKGIFLRIKGQEPDITAVTQDFLSAPVHPGESVNLQCSVLSDPEKKACPGDHSVYWFRAGSNESHPSFIYTHGNSGDQCEQSPEAHSPQKCVYSFSKNVSSSDAGTYYCAVATCGQILFGNGTKLDIEDVSTCDSQRDSTVYLLLCAVLALPSVSKQMLQQPVKISKVSREMRTLWFILQQSSAGDQLEKQGEGRQQQRKRRSTLMSGLL, encoded by the exons ATGCTGGTTATAATACATATACTGCTGGTGCTCACAATTGGGC GATGCACAGACGGTCACATCTTTGAAACAATGACTGTTAATGTAGGAGATGATGTGACTCTAACGTGTACCCGACAGACATCTTGGCGTTCAACATTCTTATTTTGGATCAGGCTTGTTTCTGGAACCTTTCCTGAAGTATTAGGAGGAACATTTGCCTTTGATTATGATGGTGTTAAGAAAACTCATCACATAACAGCAAAACAAGAACCTGGACAATTTGTTCTGCATATTTCCAACACGCAGCTCAGCGACACTGCAGTCTACTACTGcataaaagtgacaaaaatgaACATGACATTCCTGAAAGGGATATTTCTGAGAATCAAAg GACAGGAACCTGATATCACTGCTGTCACTCAAGACTTTCTCTCGGCTCCGGTCCATCCAGGAGAATCAGTGAATCTCCAGTGTTCAGTCCTCTCTGACCCTGAAAAGAAAGCATGTCCAGGAGATCACAGTGTGTACTGGTTCAGAGCTGGATCAAATGAATCTCATCCCAGTTTCATTTATACTCATGGAAACAGTGGTGATCAATGTGAACAGAGTCCTGAAGCTCACTCTCCACAGAAATGTGTCTACAGCTTCTCTAAGAACGTCAGCTCCTCTGATGCTGGGACTTATTACTGTGCTGTGGCCACATGTGGACAGATATTATTTGGAAATGGAACAAAACTGGACATTGAAG ATGTGAGCACATGTGATTCACAGAGGGACAGTACAGTTTACCTTCTGTTGTGTGCTGTCTTGGCT CTACCATCGGTCAGCAAGCAAATGCTGCAGCAGCCAGTGAAAATCAGCAAAGTCAGCAG AGAAATGAGAACTCTCTGGTTTATTCTACAGCAATCTTCAGCAGGAGACCAGCTGGAAAAGCAGGGAGAAGGAAGGCAACAGCAAAGGAAGAGACGATCTACACTGATGTCAGGGCTTTTGTGA
- the LOC121188149 gene encoding uncharacterized protein LOC121188149: MIGRLTALILLSTVSLVQTAEVPRLISLTEVELGDSVTLICPGSATQGKFFQWYKQSLGHIAQKVASGVPSGVTVAEQFKDSRFTVTNGDDQSLLTIRNVSKEDEATYFCHSGNMYSYTYHNGTFLAVNDHKNQRKQNYVKQSPEKASVQLGDSVTLQCSLLSKNKENRVQCPGEHSVHWFRSGSGGFHPGIIYTHSSKRDEQEGRSCVYSLSKTMQNSSDAGTYYCAVVTCGEILFGEGTKVETGTSSDSGSEVKPVVFVLGGLLACCLTVIVFLICCVYQSKACKHCKGTMSASHHSGHDRSTMDRSNHLDGKAEEVNYAALNFSARKAKRLKTRESPQECLYSAVVYQPSS; encoded by the exons ATGATCGGAAGGCTGACTGCTTTGATTCTTCTTAGTACAGTGT ctctggTTCAAACTGCAGAGGTTCCTCGCCTGATCTCTTTGACTGAGGTTGAACTTGGTGACAGTGTTACTTTGATTTGTCCAGGCTCTGCCACTCAGGGCAAATTCTTTCAATGGTATAAGCAGTCTCTTGGACACATAGCACAGAAAGTTGCTTCAGGAGTACCTAGTGGAGTAACAGTCGCTGAACAATTTAAAGACTCACGTTTCACAGTAACAAATGGGGATGATCAGTCTCTTCTCACCATCAGAAATGTCAGCAAAGAGGATGAAGCAACATACTTTTGTCATTCTGGAAACATGTATTCATACACCTATCACAATGGCACATTCTTGGCTGTGAACG ATCATAAAAATCAGCGGAAACAGAACTATGTGAAACAAAGTCCGGAGAAAGCATCTGTTCAGCTGGGAGACTCAGTGACTCTGCAGTGTTCACTTCTCTccaagaacaaagaaaacagagtccAGTGTCCAGGTGAACACAGTGTGCACTGGTTCAGATctggatcaggaggatttcaTCCAGGCATCATCTACACTCACAGCAGCAAGAGAGATGAACAAGAGGGAAGAAGCTGCGTCTACAGTTTGTCCAAAACTATGCAGAATTCCTCTGATGCTGGGACTTACTActgtgctgtggtcacatgtGGAGAGATCCTGTTTGGTGAAGGAACTAAAGTGGAGACAG GAACTTCTTCAGATTCAGGATCAGAGGTGAAGccagttgtttttgtgcttggGGGACTGTTGGCCTGCTGTCTGACTGTGATAGTCTTCCTTATTTGCTGTGTGTATCAGAGTAAAGCATGCAAACATTGCAAAG GAACAATGAGTGCTTCCCATCACAGTGGACATGACAGGTCAACCATGGATCGATCAAATCATTTG gATGGTAAAGCAGAGGAGGTGAACTATGCCGCACTGAATTTCTCTGCAAGGAAAGCAAAAAGACTGAAGACGAGAGAGTCTCCACAGGAGTGTCTGTACTCTGCTGTGGTGTACCAGCCCTCTTCATAG